One Scomber japonicus isolate fScoJap1 chromosome 1, fScoJap1.pri, whole genome shotgun sequence DNA window includes the following coding sequences:
- the LOC128361005 gene encoding COUP transcription factor 2-like isoform X2: protein MAMVAWRNTEGVGDTQGTLSSPVSQIAPLSLPGELTGHMNQASSLEIPPPSAAPQGAPPPNPPSSTTASTTTTNNNNSNNTSSSSSSSTSSMDKQQSQQIECIVCGDKSSGKHYGQFTCEGCKSFFKRSVRRNLSYSCRANRNCPVDQHHRNQCQYCRLKKCLKVGMRREAVQRGRIPTQSYHGQFALTNGDPLQCHSYLSGYISLLLRAEPYPTSRFGSQCLQNNNIMGIENICELAARMLFSAVEWARNIPFFPDLQVPDQVALLRLTWSELFVLNAAQCSMPVHVAPLLAAAGLHASPMSADRVVAFMDHIRVFQEQVEKLKVLHVDSAEYSCIKAIVLFTTDACGLSDVAHVEGLQEKSQCALEEYVRSQYPNQPNRFGKLLLRLPSLRTVSSSVIEQLFFIRLVGKTPIETLIRDMLLSGSSFNWPYMPIQ, encoded by the exons ATGGCTATGGTGGCGTGGAGAAACACCGAGGGCGTCGGGGACACCCAGGGGACCCTCTCCTCTCCGGTGTCCCAGATTGCACCTCTGTCTCTACCCGGGGAGCTGACTGGACACATGAACCAGGCGTCCTCTCTGGAAATACCCCCGCCATCAGCAGCACCCCAGGGTGCACCGCCACCCAACCCGCCAAGCTCCACCACCGcgtccaccaccaccactaacaacaacaacagcaacaacacctcctcttcctcctcctcctccacttcgtCCATGGACAAACAGCAGAGCCAGCAGATCGAGTGCATCGTGTGCGGGGATAAATCCAGCGGGAAGCACTACGGACAGTTCACATGTGAAGGATGTAAGAGCTTCTTTAAACGCAGTGTCAGGAGGAACCTGAGCTACTCCTGCAGAGCCAACAGGAACTGTCCCGTAGACCAACACCACCGCAACCAGTGCCAGTACTGTCGCCTCAAGAAATGCCTCAAAGTCGGCATGAGGAGGGAAG CTGTACAGAGAGGCAGGATTCCCACACAGTCCTATCACGGTCAGTTTGCACTGACCAACGGAGACCCTCTTCAGTGTCATTCCTATCTGTCTGGTTacatctctctgctgctgcggGCCGAACCATACCCGACCTCCAGGTTCGGCTCTCAGTGCCTCCAGAACAACAACATCATGGGTATAGAGAACATCTGTGAGCTGGCGGCTAGGATGCTCTTCAGCGCCGTGGAGTGGGCCCGCAACATCCCTTTCTTCCCGGACCTGCAGGTACCCGACCAGGTAGCTCTGCTCCGCCTCACCTGGAGCGAACTGTTCGTCCTGAACGCCGCTCAGTGCTCCATGCCCGTACACGTCGCCCCGCTGCTGGCCGCCGCAGGCCTCCACGCCTCCCCGATGTCCGCAGACCGAGTTGTTGCCTTCATGGACCACATTCGGGTCTTCCAGGAGCAGGTGGAGAAACTGAAGGTGCTGCATGTGGATTCGGCGGAGTACAGCTGCATCAAGGCCATCGTGCTGTTCACCACAG ATGCTTGCGGTCTGTCAGACGTGGCCCACGTGGAGGGCCTGCAGGAGAAATCCCAGTGTGCTTTAGAGGAGTACGTGAGGAGCCAGTATCCCAACCAGCCGAACAGGTTTGGGAAGCTGTTGCTCCGCTTGCCTTCCCTACGCACCGTCTCTTCCTCTGTCATAGAGCAGCTTTTCTTCATCCGTCTGGTGGGGAAAACCCCCATAGAGACTCTGATAAGAGACATGCTGCTGTCCGGGAGCAGCTTCAACTGGCCTTACATGCCTATTCAATAG
- the LOC128361005 gene encoding COUP transcription factor 2-like isoform X3, producing the protein MAMVAWRNTEGVGDTQGTLSSPVSQIAPLSLPGELTGHMNQASSLEIPPPSAAPQGAPNNTSSSSSSSTSSMDKQQSQQIECIVCGDKSSGKHYGQFTCEGCKSFFKRSVRRNLSYSCRANRNCPVDQHHRNQCQYCRLKKCLKVGMRREVSCVVAAVQRGRIPTQSYHGQFALTNGDPLQCHSYLSGYISLLLRAEPYPTSRFGSQCLQNNNIMGIENICELAARMLFSAVEWARNIPFFPDLQVPDQVALLRLTWSELFVLNAAQCSMPVHVAPLLAAAGLHASPMSADRVVAFMDHIRVFQEQVEKLKVLHVDSAEYSCIKAIVLFTTDACGLSDVAHVEGLQEKSQCALEEYVRSQYPNQPNRFGKLLLRLPSLRTVSSSVIEQLFFIRLVGKTPIETLIRDMLLSGSSFNWPYMPIQ; encoded by the exons ATGGCTATGGTGGCGTGGAGAAACACCGAGGGCGTCGGGGACACCCAGGGGACCCTCTCCTCTCCGGTGTCCCAGATTGCACCTCTGTCTCTACCCGGGGAGCTGACTGGACACATGAACCAGGCGTCCTCTCTGGAAATACCCCCGCCATCAGCAGCACCCCAGGGTGCACC caacaacacctcctcttcctcctcctcctccacttcgtCCATGGACAAACAGCAGAGCCAGCAGATCGAGTGCATCGTGTGCGGGGATAAATCCAGCGGGAAGCACTACGGACAGTTCACATGTGAAGGATGTAAGAGCTTCTTTAAACGCAGTGTCAGGAGGAACCTGAGCTACTCCTGCAGAGCCAACAGGAACTGTCCCGTAGACCAACACCACCGCAACCAGTGCCAGTACTGTCGCCTCAAGAAATGCCTCAAAGTCGGCATGAGGAGGGAAG tttcttgtgttgtcGCAGCTGTACAGAGAGGCAGGATTCCCACACAGTCCTATCACGGTCAGTTTGCACTGACCAACGGAGACCCTCTTCAGTGTCATTCCTATCTGTCTGGTTacatctctctgctgctgcggGCCGAACCATACCCGACCTCCAGGTTCGGCTCTCAGTGCCTCCAGAACAACAACATCATGGGTATAGAGAACATCTGTGAGCTGGCGGCTAGGATGCTCTTCAGCGCCGTGGAGTGGGCCCGCAACATCCCTTTCTTCCCGGACCTGCAGGTACCCGACCAGGTAGCTCTGCTCCGCCTCACCTGGAGCGAACTGTTCGTCCTGAACGCCGCTCAGTGCTCCATGCCCGTACACGTCGCCCCGCTGCTGGCCGCCGCAGGCCTCCACGCCTCCCCGATGTCCGCAGACCGAGTTGTTGCCTTCATGGACCACATTCGGGTCTTCCAGGAGCAGGTGGAGAAACTGAAGGTGCTGCATGTGGATTCGGCGGAGTACAGCTGCATCAAGGCCATCGTGCTGTTCACCACAG ATGCTTGCGGTCTGTCAGACGTGGCCCACGTGGAGGGCCTGCAGGAGAAATCCCAGTGTGCTTTAGAGGAGTACGTGAGGAGCCAGTATCCCAACCAGCCGAACAGGTTTGGGAAGCTGTTGCTCCGCTTGCCTTCCCTACGCACCGTCTCTTCCTCTGTCATAGAGCAGCTTTTCTTCATCCGTCTGGTGGGGAAAACCCCCATAGAGACTCTGATAAGAGACATGCTGCTGTCCGGGAGCAGCTTCAACTGGCCTTACATGCCTATTCAATAG
- the LOC128361005 gene encoding COUP transcription factor 2-like isoform X1: MAMVAWRNTEGVGDTQGTLSSPVSQIAPLSLPGELTGHMNQASSLEIPPPSAAPQGAPPPNPPSSTTASTTTTNNNNSNNTSSSSSSSTSSMDKQQSQQIECIVCGDKSSGKHYGQFTCEGCKSFFKRSVRRNLSYSCRANRNCPVDQHHRNQCQYCRLKKCLKVGMRREVSCVVAAVQRGRIPTQSYHGQFALTNGDPLQCHSYLSGYISLLLRAEPYPTSRFGSQCLQNNNIMGIENICELAARMLFSAVEWARNIPFFPDLQVPDQVALLRLTWSELFVLNAAQCSMPVHVAPLLAAAGLHASPMSADRVVAFMDHIRVFQEQVEKLKVLHVDSAEYSCIKAIVLFTTDACGLSDVAHVEGLQEKSQCALEEYVRSQYPNQPNRFGKLLLRLPSLRTVSSSVIEQLFFIRLVGKTPIETLIRDMLLSGSSFNWPYMPIQ, encoded by the exons ATGGCTATGGTGGCGTGGAGAAACACCGAGGGCGTCGGGGACACCCAGGGGACCCTCTCCTCTCCGGTGTCCCAGATTGCACCTCTGTCTCTACCCGGGGAGCTGACTGGACACATGAACCAGGCGTCCTCTCTGGAAATACCCCCGCCATCAGCAGCACCCCAGGGTGCACCGCCACCCAACCCGCCAAGCTCCACCACCGcgtccaccaccaccactaacaacaacaacagcaacaacacctcctcttcctcctcctcctccacttcgtCCATGGACAAACAGCAGAGCCAGCAGATCGAGTGCATCGTGTGCGGGGATAAATCCAGCGGGAAGCACTACGGACAGTTCACATGTGAAGGATGTAAGAGCTTCTTTAAACGCAGTGTCAGGAGGAACCTGAGCTACTCCTGCAGAGCCAACAGGAACTGTCCCGTAGACCAACACCACCGCAACCAGTGCCAGTACTGTCGCCTCAAGAAATGCCTCAAAGTCGGCATGAGGAGGGAAG tttcttgtgttgtcGCAGCTGTACAGAGAGGCAGGATTCCCACACAGTCCTATCACGGTCAGTTTGCACTGACCAACGGAGACCCTCTTCAGTGTCATTCCTATCTGTCTGGTTacatctctctgctgctgcggGCCGAACCATACCCGACCTCCAGGTTCGGCTCTCAGTGCCTCCAGAACAACAACATCATGGGTATAGAGAACATCTGTGAGCTGGCGGCTAGGATGCTCTTCAGCGCCGTGGAGTGGGCCCGCAACATCCCTTTCTTCCCGGACCTGCAGGTACCCGACCAGGTAGCTCTGCTCCGCCTCACCTGGAGCGAACTGTTCGTCCTGAACGCCGCTCAGTGCTCCATGCCCGTACACGTCGCCCCGCTGCTGGCCGCCGCAGGCCTCCACGCCTCCCCGATGTCCGCAGACCGAGTTGTTGCCTTCATGGACCACATTCGGGTCTTCCAGGAGCAGGTGGAGAAACTGAAGGTGCTGCATGTGGATTCGGCGGAGTACAGCTGCATCAAGGCCATCGTGCTGTTCACCACAG ATGCTTGCGGTCTGTCAGACGTGGCCCACGTGGAGGGCCTGCAGGAGAAATCCCAGTGTGCTTTAGAGGAGTACGTGAGGAGCCAGTATCCCAACCAGCCGAACAGGTTTGGGAAGCTGTTGCTCCGCTTGCCTTCCCTACGCACCGTCTCTTCCTCTGTCATAGAGCAGCTTTTCTTCATCCGTCTGGTGGGGAAAACCCCCATAGAGACTCTGATAAGAGACATGCTGCTGTCCGGGAGCAGCTTCAACTGGCCTTACATGCCTATTCAATAG